The following are encoded in a window of Colletotrichum lupini chromosome 3, complete sequence genomic DNA:
- a CDS encoding proteasome subunit beta type-7 codes for MPGFDFSNYNRNAALHARGVPLPKATSTGTTIVGCIFDGGVVIAADTRATSGPIVADKNCEKLHYIAPQIWCAGAGTAADTEFTTAIISSNLELHALSTGRKPRVVTCMTMLKQHLFQYQGHIGAYLVVAGVDPTGTHLFTVHAHGSTDKLPYVTMGSGSLAAMSVFETQWKPSLTQDEAVKLASDAIQAGIFNDLGSGSNVDVAIITKDKTTLKRGFVKPNERSAKLKSYAFQKGTTAVLNEKIIKKNEIGRYVSVTEVPAGEAMEVDT; via the exons ATGCCCGGCTTCGACTTCTCAAACTACAACCGCAATGCGGCCCTCCACGCCCGAGGTGTCCCCCTCCCCAAGGCGACGAGCACAGGTACCACCATCGTAGGATGCATATTCGACGGCGGTGTTGTG ATTGCCGCCGATACAAGAGCAACTTCCGGTCCCATCGTCGCCGACAAGAACTGCGAAAAGCTGCACTACATCGCTCCCCAGATTTGGTGTGCAGGAGCCGGTACCGCCGCCGACACCGAGTTCACCACGGCAATCATATCCTCCAACCTCGAGCTCCACGCCCTCTCCACGGGCCGCAAGCCCCGCGTCGTCACCTGCATGACCATGCTCAAGCAGCATCTCTTCCAGTACCAGGGCCACATTGGTGCCTACCTCGTCGTCGCCGGCGTCGACCCCACGGGAACCCACCTCTTCACCGTCCACGCCCACGGTTCCACCGACAAGCTCCCCTACGTCACCATGGGCTCCGGCTCCCTGGCCGCCATGTCCGTCTTCGAGACCCAGTGGAAGCCGTCCCTGACCCAGGACGAGGCCGTCAAGCTCGCAAGCGATGCCATCCAGGCCGGTATCTTTAACGATCTCGGCTCCGGAAGCAACGTCGACGTCGCCATCATCACAAAGGACAAGACCACCCTCAAGCGCGGCTTCGTCAAGCCCAACGAGCGTAGCGCTAAGCTCAAGAGCTACGCCTTCCAGAAGGGCACCACGGCCGTGCTCAACGAGAAGATTATCAAGAAGAACGAGATTGGCCGCTACGTGAGCGTAACGGAGGTGCCGGCCGGTGAAGCGATGGAGGTTGATACCTAG